TAGCTGCTGCggcgttaaaaaaaaagggactCGGAAAAAGCATTCAGACAGTCGAGAATTGTTTTGTGTGAACTCACACCATTTGAGAGGAGTTGCCAAATTTAACCTCACATTATTCTACTTTCAGGGCAGTGTGTATTCTACTGACCAAACAATTCATCACGAATGAGGAGCTTAGTTTCCATAGCAACTGTTGCGCGCTTCACAGGGGGCAGGGATGGCGTGCGCAGTGGCGAGAGCCAGCGCTCACCGCTTTTCACCGACTGAATGGCACGTGCACGATTTCTGGACCCCACGTGTCGGTTGAGTTTCTTGGTGGTTCTCTATTTTCTTTCGGATGGTTCCCTCCTTGTGCTAGCCGCCTTCTGATGAAAAGCCCAATATTTGATTcgaaatatttttctcttttttctgtaTGTTGATTTAAAGGACCTACACTGAGGTAAACCGAGTATCTTTCTAGTCTCGTTACTGGAACTTTTAGTCAGTTTAGAGTTCAATTTAAGGTAATTTATGACGAACGAGGCTAGTAAGATACTTGATACGGTTGTTCTTTTTCACTTCGCCGCCTTTACGTTATGTGTGCTGCAGTGATCTGTTGAAAGCGTTGTAAGCGTGCTCGAGGTCAAACAGCATTTGTCGCACTTGCTCATCCGTCAATTCATCGCTGGCTTTCATTCTGCTCAGGGTCTCGTACCTACAATTCAAGAACATCAAAGTTCGCCAGTTTCTATCAATAATGTTTCGGCGCAACGGCTTGCCCTCATGGTGATCTCTGAGTACGTTAAAGAGTCTTTTTTCAAAGCAGGTCTAAGATATCCTGGTTATAATAAGATCGAGGAACATGAAAATCGGTGTTTCACTCATGCACGATATAGAGCGAGAGCTAAAGAGCTGGGAAGGGTAACGGGGGAAGCGTACTGGAAGGGAAGCGGTTGAGGAGGGAAGGGTACAGGAAAGGGGTGGTTGAGGGGGGAAAGGGTATAGGAAGGGTGTGGTAGAGGGGAAAATGTGAAGTTGGGAGGGTGCCTCCTTCTATACCCATGTACTCTGAACTTCTAAATTCACGATCTTCATCCTTCTTTTCATTCTGAAAGAGAAGTCAACTGTTTTGGaaagcattaatttttcattAAGCTTTCTTTCACAATAACTGAAAGCTTACAGCTTTTGATACGTTAGATTCGTCTTTTGACACGCTCAAAGAAGCTGTTGTTTGGAGGTCTATTCTATCAATTCTTATCCATCTGCTtctagagtgtgttcacatgacgtcacggcggccatcttggaggagtaaaatattattttgaggattaaactctatttttatgcaaatccttccttttgtttcattttgtaaatatggcttctggtcacatgagcgaacacactctttATACGCTCCTTCAAATGATGCGCCCATCACAAGAACATTGTGTGATATATGAGGTCAGGAGATGTCCAAAGTCTCATTACGTACATTGAAACCGCAATAACAATCATAATAAGAAACTAACCAGGCCTCTTACCACCAAAACGTGTAAACTTCTGTGATAACTATTCAATTCTTACCAAGTGCTGACTTTAAGTTTGCCTTCAAAATCCTCAGGAAGAGCGCTTAGGCTGTTCATTGTGTCCATCAGGTCTCTCAAATCAGGATGAATCTACGTGAACCAAAAGGCGGGaaccattaattttaataattggtTCGTGGCTAGCGTGCATCCATCAAATTATGGATGCACTGAGGAGGTTGTTAGGCACGAGAGAAGCGTAACGGTTGCACAAGGCAACGTGCAACTCTAGCTTCTCGAATAAACAAGTGCAACTGTTCCTTGACGGACCCATTGTATCCATGAACCAATTATTGCTTTTTAACATTGACAAAAGGTtgtgaaattttagtttctccaaacccactgaaagcttacagacCTGCATTTCAACAGGTTCATTGCATCGTCAGCATGTGTCCCATAGATTACGGAAGAGCACGCTGATGATGTAAGCAACTTGCTAACCCTCAGCCAAAGTCCCGAGGACAGGACAGAGAGAGAGAAAATGACCCcttaaaacatcttttttttattcctaCAATGACACCAAAGATGCCATTTCAAAAAATGAATGTTAACCACAAGAGATGGAAAAGGGGTTTTGAATTAGAGAATTGAACCAGTAAGGTCCTAGCAGTAATCGTTACCTCATCCATAGCTCTGATTTGTAGTCGCAGTTTATCCATGATTGTTATGAAAagctaaaataaattattaatcacAATTGAGTTCAAGAATTATGCAGAAAGGTTGAAAGGCTGCAAGGTTACCATAACAACTACCTTAGGTAGGTAGGTACGTAACGTTTTGAATTAACAGTACAGTAATTTTAAGTATTgtgatttcaattcattttgaaCATCATGAAAGGAAAAACATGCATGTATGAGCAGCTCATTATAcaggcgaccaagattcaaaagttagtcaCCAACTTGGCGACCAGAACTCTTTTGGTTTTGTATATCTTACCTCCTTGAtgttttttgcaactaaataaagttttaaagtagatgaatcggcgcgAACGATGAGGTCTGTAAAGCAAAATCGTCATGAATGCTACAAACCGAACTtgtcaacatccgccatcttggagtTTCCAAATATACAACCTAACATTATTAATGTTAGgttgtatattgtgaagtgaaatgtccctTTTGGTTGCGCAGACACTTAAAGCTACAGTGTTAATGCTACCATGATACCATCATGTACCAGTACTGTGTTAACCTCAATGACAGTCTTTTGTCTCCTGCAGACTTATGATTTAAACAAACCGAGTCTGATCCTACTCTGGCctaaaataaatgcaacttaaaaagttacaattATTGAAGACCAAAAGTTTCAACACTCCTGTCTAGTGCCTTAATCAGATGTGATCTAAAGCTGTTTCACTAATCCTTCTACCCACTCACTAGTGAGCATTCTAATTAAAGAGGTGTAGATAGGTGTTAGGCctgagttgctcaaagcatggtcgGCATTAACCAGTGTAAAAATACCACAGAAATGAACAGATTTTGATACCTCTCaaccaatggttagcactaaccatgctttgagcaactggcgTCCGGTTGTTCCATGAACTGTAATCCAACGCAAGACCTCAACTTTACATAATTATACCAACATAAATCCACTTACTGATACAGTGTCAGCTATTGCTTTGCTAGTATTTCCTTTGTCATCTTTTATGGTGATTGGTCGGCCTTCTTTTATTCTCTCTAATGCCGCAGGACAATCAAGCTACAGTAAACCCAACCAAAgaacattaaattaattttgcttACATCATCATTGACTCTATCACATGAACCTTGAACTCACTCGCACAGGCCCTTAGCATTAACATTAATTCTTATTATCAAAATCATACCCTGAACTTTTTCATAAAAGCCTCTACAGTTGGGTAATCAGCTGATTGTACCAGCTTGAAGGCAgcctaaaatattcaaaaaagaaagcaaaagagTTGTAGAGTTAGAGACAATAACATAAACAATGGTTGTCCAAAATGTCAATGTTGATAATGAAAATGATGGGTTCTAACAAGGATGATGGTCTCTTTAAACTACTTTGCTTGATTTAAGATGCAATGGAAACTGGTAGACCCTTCTTTCCATTTTCCACATCACTTGTTGCTTCAGTGGCACTAAGACCACTGGGAGGGTTAATAAGGTCTGACGTGCGAGAAAATGAGAAAcatgggaaaatgaaaaatatacTAACTTATAATAATTGGGATGGTTTATGATAAAAGTAACATGATTACCTTGTACTGGACCAGCAATTTGGAACAGGCAGCAGTGTACCTACACATGAACAATTCCAGTTGACCGTTAATCTGCATGAATTTGATTGCATTGTCATTGTACAAACTGTGGTTCTACTTGAAACAATGCTGCAACTATGCAAGAGGTGTGGCATAATTAGTAGTAacttaattgttttattttttaaaccgGAACAATCATTAAGTATCTGCATACATGAACCACTTGGGCCTAACTGAATTAAGCTTTTCAAGGCTTTTGTAGCACATATTATTAGGGTTTAAAAGCAAAATTAGCAAGctcaaacaacaagaaaaaacttAGATAACCAGCTGGTTAATTAAATGGATGCACTTACTCTCTTGGTGTTACAACATCCCTGATATAAGCTTTCTCTAAGCACTGAAGGGTGTTTATGATAGAAAACAAATCTGCCATGTTATCGTACCTACAAACAAAGGAATTGAGTTACAAATAATTTTGGTGCCTCCTTCCTCCAATTATGAGAATATAAAACTCTCTACATGACCAAATAACACTTACGTTTCTCTTTCTCTTGCATTCTTATAAAGTTTTACCTCCTAAGAAACCAACAGATGATAAGAATATTCATTAAGGAAAGTGTCCATTTCTAAGTGATCGAGGGAACTAAAGTATGAATAGTCATGTCAATGCCAGTCAATTTCACTACTAagagtggctcagttggttgagcatcgggctgtcatgcgggagttCGTGAGTatgactccggccggaccaacactcagggtcttaaaataactgaggagaaggtgctgcctttgtaattacatcagcaaatggttagactttcaagtcttctcagataaggactataaaccgtaggccccgtctcacaataatTATCTTCTATGTTTAatgttcaatgtgggacgttaaagaacccacacttGAAAAGTGTAGGGtgcgaagttcccggtgttgtggctgtcctttcaTGCCAGTACtaagagggccacaagtttattggTCATTGTTGACTATTACATACGTGCCACCCTCTATAAATATAGTCTACACTACATTACTTGCAGTGTTGAAGGAACTTGATGAAATTAGTTGATGGCGAGTATGCAATTGGTGGTGAAATGACTGAGCACAAACCATGGTGAAATCACTTAATTCATGCACATTAAATTGCTGTGACGttgtcaaaatgaaatccaGGTGGAAATTAATTCTACCACGTTTAATGCTTCACGATTTCCTACCAGTCATTATCCACTCTTGCGTTTAGGGAGGAACGAAAATTGACTGATTATAAAACTACATGATGAAATCATTTAAACCTAAAGTTCTCTTTGCTGAGATATAGCATACATGTAAGCTAAAATACAATTCAAGGTGTTTTACTTGAGCATCTCACTGTTAATTCGGTACAGTCTTCATTGCAACTTTACAAACAAGATCCTTACCTCGTACAACTCAGGTCTCATTGCTGTATAAAACGAGAAATGAAATGACAATCTTACTTGCAATTTACCACGGAGCTTAACAAAAACACTTCTAACGAGTAAGGATGAGTGAAACAGGAAAGCTATGTCAAGCGAATTCACTGGCGACATTAAATTTAGGTAACAGAGAAATAGCCATGAAAAATACATAATTTTACCTTGTTGAGAGGGTTGAGTTCCAGGTATACCAGGGAACATGTTTGATTCTTCACCAAAGGAATAACTTTTTTCGAATAAATTATGTAAGTTGACTTCGACTTCTCTTTACGTTTAAATGCCCAAGTGCTTCACGGGAAGGTgtttcgtattttttttttctagggtAAGTGTTCCTTTGCATTGCGTGACAGACGTTTGCGTTACATCAAAAACGGCATATTTGAACACTACTAGGAGTACTAGGAGTAAAGAACTTCAAGTGTCGGAGACCTCTTtgcaatgaaaaatttatccTTTACCTTAACTTTTGACCGTTTTGTCATCGCTTTCAGCTATTTTCAATCAATCGTTCAGTTTAAATCCAGTGTCTGAGTGATTGCTTCGTATAAGGATGGGTGTCATTGGCTCAGTAGTATATTGAACAtgtatatgtgttgtccgtaactgtgctcacattgtgggtggctcctcctgaaatgttctgcaattggtataggatttaatggagccgaaaccaattgtggaattgcacacattttaggcatcctactgatgaacagttgcaacacagatatattttttagcaactactatcatttgcagtctgtccgctttgaatacccaaacaaaaacaagagccTAAATTCCACAGACTCCCGCTCACattttaatgaattttatttgattttaatttgcaCAAGTTAAAGTCATTATCTCAATTATTTTCGTTTCCAGCTTTCTCGCTATCTCGACGACTTATTCCGAATAAGGCTGTGACAAAATAAATAGTAAAGTGAACTTATTAATTATAAGtaaattttaagtttcttaatggccttttttcattcttttttcaaAAGTTTCAGAAAGCTTATATTTGTCGCCATAATAttcattcaataaattaaaaaaaggattTCAATCCAGTAAGAAGCTCAGAATTTCGGAAACCGTGATTCCTCTCCAGCCAGCTATCTTCTTTCAAAAAACACATCTCTTATGCGCCTCGTTTCAACGGTAGACTTGGCAAGCGGTTCCCTCTTTTTAGCATTGAAGACTCTGTTGGCAAAGGCTACTACTCTTTGTTCGCTTGTTGAGCTTTGTTTGCTgcgaagaaagaagaagaagaagaagaaaaggaagaaactAGAGTGTTCGGTTGAAGCCATAGAAAtgacaaaaaattcaaaagggAAGTGTTATAACGCTCTATTTCGTTTCCAGCCTGATCTTGTCATCAAGCCCGCGTGGTCCTTAGGCACCTACTTTCCTAGCGAAAAAGGCGGGAAATAAAAGTTCGCATCATAGTTAATAGACTATGTTCACATCAAAGATTTTAAGGGCGTGCACTAACAGGTTCTTGAGAATTAAAGTTCAAACCTATGCTACGTAAGTACTAAAAGAAGCTACTTACGTTGGAATTCGATTGCTCTTGTTGTCGCGAAATACGTTAGGGAGGTAAAATATCTTTACTGGTGGCACGGTCTGTGTCTTGTCTCTGTACTGATCACGATGGTATTGGGCAGCCTATGGAGAAAAGTATCATTAAATGAAATTATATATGACATATATCATAAATCATAAATTATGtattaaatatttcatatatcagtaataactacgaggatcatagcttatttgaaaaGTATCAGAATTAGAAAATGCAGTTTTGCTTCAAAGTTCCTACTTCGAAACCTAGCGATTGTTGTATACTAGTAGTGATATTAATATCGGTTTTAAACGTGAAAGAAAAACGAAAGCACTCAGTTGGTGAGTGACGGCGATGATTCCGCGGCTTCGTACCAAGGTCCTTTCTCTTGTCGCAATCAAGTGTGTCTCTATTTCTGCTGGTTTGTAGAATAAGGGCCCGACCTGCATAGCTCATTACGAATTGGTGTTCGTTCGTCACCCGCAATTTGCATtaccctccctccctcccttgCCACCTTACGGAAAGTAAACAAAGCATTCAATCAGTTCATACCTTATCGTAACTCTTGATAGCCGCGTCTCTGTCGTCTAAATTCAAAAGTTTGTACTTCGGTGCAGCTTTCCAGCGATCACGAGAGCTTGTTCGTGCGCCGAGGACATGATCGGGATTGTTCGTATAGAACGTCGGAAAAGGAAGAAATTGGTCACCACCTCTCCCCATGCGTTCTTTGCTGGTATTAAGTTCTGTGACTCGGTAGTCTTTGAACCAATTTGCTGTTGTATTACCATAGGTCTCTCCGTAACAGTACTTTATTCGAGGGGTATACCCGGCATAACTAGGAAAGAATTAGAAGCATATACTGGCTGatataataacaattttttagAAAACAAGCGATTTACTTTGCTCATCGTTTTTATTCGTTCGACTGACATTTTTAAGGATACATAACTTAAATTCCTCGGCTAAACCAACGAAACAACCTCGTATTAGTTCACATAACGTGACGGTGCGAAGAAAGCATAGAAAATCGCAGAAACCTCTGTGACAGATACATAGGACCCGATGAAAGCAGTTTATTTCAAATGAATACAATTCTTTAGAGATTGAGAATTTATTAAGAATCAATACATTGAAGACATTGCTAACTTTATCAAGTTAATTAAGCTTCTGTATGAACTATACTTGATAAAAACTGTGAGAATTTTATATCTAAATTTGAGAATCAAACCCAGTACTCTTGTACTTTTCGCCGCatttacctttcttgaattAATTTGACCCTTACGATAGTAATCATCTGTGATGATTTTCGTTGTTTACACTTGCCTAGCTAAAGCGAATCTTCAAGTTTTCACTTACCCAGATACATGTCGAGGATGCTGGTACAAATTCATATTAGTCGTAACTAGAGTTAATTTCTCCATTTTTTCGAGCTCCCCTTTCCTTTCCAGAGATTTGGCTGAATGGTTTTGAGTACTGTAATCTATTTTATTTCACTGCAGGTTCTTCACTGATCAGTCTGGCTCGACGTTGCTAACAACAACAAGTGAAATTTGCAATTCAAAATATTTGAAGTAATCTTTTGTTTGTGCGCATTACGGCTAAAGACGTCCAAACAAATCCTTAGACATCTTAATTCAATTAAAATGAACTGTTTGATTGTCTTTTGTAAAAATTTCTTAAGCGGCTTCGTCATATATTATGTTATCCAATATTCAGAAAGGCATCGCCTCTCATACTTCATCATGGAGTTACAAGTTAGCGGCTTTCGGAAACTAGTTCGTTacagtttaaataaaaaaggatTTTGCAATGTGATACTGTACAGATTTTGCGAAAACTTTCCTTCCTTTTCCAATGCACTTTTCTTATTCTAAACGAACTAGCATATGTATACATACTTTCACTGTTTGATCAGATCagcctttcttttaattttctcctttgtattaaaaaatgttctgCTGATCAGACCCGATGcttttagtttgaaaattaaAAGCTTTTGATTCGTCTGGTCCTTGCAAACATCTTTAGCaggtttgtttgcttgttaTTATAAGGAACAGTGAGAAGTTCCAAGACTTCAACCTCCTTCTTTTCATCTCAAACTTGATATTTTTGCACTCCTCACATGCACGTGCTTAGTGTTTGTCTTTATCAGTGTTGCTTTCTTTAGTAACCGCGCTCATTCTGCAGGTTGCTGTTCCAGAATGTTCTCCATACAATTAGGTAATTCTAtaatagagggcaaaattactgaatgccgATTGGTCAAGGAGGagagaatatttttttcgtaattttactttgtgaagagggcaaaattactcgttCACAATttgtcctcaggttgcctagcaacagcttattcaatctagaggttgtttttctgtaacaatggcgtctcgtttcgagatagttgacaacgaatatatcgaagaattacaGACTGTAAAGGacgagagcgaaaatgaaaacaagaagaatagcacggagtggtgaaagaactttttccaaaaaatgggcgaatgaaagaaacttgcaagcaaattaagaagagtacgagaacgatgtcctcaaCCAACGATTGCCGCacttttaagcattcagaaatccaataattttgccctctatgttattagtGAGTAATcacaatggatcctcgtaaaattaagaattaatatcacttgtgttttcagaagtttctgaaattgccctcgtagCTGAGCGACTCGAGCAATATCAGCAagttctgaaaacacgcgtgatattaaaccttaattttactcgcgaTTCGCCCATACTGATCAGTCGTAGCAAGAAAGCAATGAGGGCTAACTACGAACCAATCGAGGAAAAGCACACATTTAGGCATATTTTCACAGTTCTGATCAACAAATTTGGCTTTTTAATCATATCCTTGCTGGGTAATAATCACTTGTTGTTCTTCCCTTGCAATAACAGATTAGGTATTTATAATAACTTCCTTGCAGACAAGAAAAGataaaaaccaataaaaaggAGAGAGGATTGGAACAATTTGAATCAAATCTTGTCAGGTAGTGTTCAAGTCTTGTCAGGTAGTGGTTCTGCACCTAGAAATTGGGAGTAAAGGTGGCTTTCTAAATCGCTCCAAATAGTGGGTAGTCATCGCTTTTGAAATTCCTCTTTGCTATTTTTCACGCATTGTTCACTGTTTTCCTAGTAAAAATCAAGTGGACTTTTTCTAAATGTCAGCAGGAGACTATAATAGGCTCCTGATGTCAGGCCCAAGTCATGCGATTTTAAATGTAAGGagtgttttcattaattttttgagtTAACCCTTCGCTGAGAAGATTTACAAATAGAGCCAacttcttttgtaatgcgcggAATCAtgtgaatgcgcttgctgcctgctgttcTGACTTGCTGCCTGGCTGTCTCCTCTATCAGCGCGCCAAACCTGtggaaccgttctatttataaattggttgactccaagggcctgtatgggagatggaggctccatctgatggctTTCTCGGGAAAAATGAAATCCTTGAAAAATGCCATTCTCTGTACTCTGTCTCATGCCCTGGGATTTGCTCACCCCCTGGGAAATTTTCACCCCTCCCTCCTCACCAAGCCTCTTGTCACTAGGATGACGTCACTAGCAAAAAAACGTGCTTgccaacaaaacacaaacatgGCGGCTAAGAAGGACGGTTATGTAAACGAAAGTGCTGAAAAGGTAGTCCAAATTAACAACCAAAACCTAAAAGGACCAGAGAGAGATCTTCAAGCAATTTTTATGAAACTGAGGGTGGATAATGGACCGTAAGTAGCTCGTAGCGTCGATTATTCATCGATATATATCATTGTCAAATCTTGACAAAAACGTTGAATCCATCTTGATTTTTAATTGTCACTTTTTATCAAGCAGACGGCTATGGTAGCTCTGTTTGGGGCAACccagaaacatttttcacacGATCTACAAGTTCAAATAGAAGAAGATCCTCCATTATCGACGCAATAATTTTTAAACTTTGAGGGAGCACATTATCAAAGCAACGTACGGTAGTTAATTGGCGTAATAGCTTTGCTGTCGTGACTTTCATAGAATAAGAAAATTTCTTTATCCTCgctattttatttgttgtttcctTTTAATGACCCTGATTCCTTAATGCACCGCTTTCTTTTGGTTTATAGCTGTagacattttatttttggaaaaaagtcTTACTCTTTGTCATACTTAATTGATGATTATTGTTGAGTCATCAATTTTCACTTCTAAAAGAGAGGCTTATGCTTCAGTTAGTGTTTGTTCGTAAAGCAGGCTCAGGTGGAGTGTGTGTTTAGATTAAAAGAGTTCTGCATCTAACTGCAAAGGAAATGAGTTTCATTTCAGAATGCACCTATATCATCACAAGTTTTATACTGTATGTACAACGACATGTTTTTAAAGGTTTCATTAATGTTTTTTCACAAGATGTCATAAAtgtaatataaatatatatatacatatatatatacagctatttcaacggctatttcaatttatgttgtcggatcaaagcctcAAGCCTATGAGACTAGACTGAAGGGGAATATGGGATGAATAACTATCAGCAAAATTGACAATGCCTCGTCCATACAGCGAAGATCTCCGATGGCGAGCCATTTGGATGTAAGAAATattggggtttcaagtggatgagGTAGCAGCTGCTTAAAGTGGATGTCGCGTAtgcttgaagctttgatccaacaacgtaaattgaaatagctgtatatatCTGAAAAATGGACTAGTCAATatgacataactttttctgtgactctgagtttcacgcttacgcgatcatcagacagactttaatgaagagtatACCTTACTTAGTTTAAATAGTTTCAATATATACAGGCTTTGTTTGTATCATATCAAtcagtaaatctattgtaatgtAAGATCGATGTTCATTAGAAAGTatttcgtggcggcatttggaaattaattcatttcttttgttaaggCTACATGCTTTGTCGGCTTTGATAGTGTGTAGTTTTTCAGTTAGGCAAAGTTTGCATTGTTTGGAAATATTGTTGTAGGCACTTGCTGTGAATCACCTCTttgatggctgtgttgccagcatggttgtcctgttggtttagtggtgatcacacccggcTGGTAATGGGGGtcgacgtgggttcaaatcctgcTCAGGGCAAAcattctttcaaacatttattcaATTAAAAGTATGAtcatttggggtgtgcattgtcagggtttctatCCCACATTCTCtctctatctatctatttatctctctatatataatatatatctatgtatgtgtatatatatatatgtatatatatatttagtaaatgtttaactcatgataatgattttccagcttcctgattggttccctaagcccatgatatgagccattatcgttaagtttttcctgaaattttgaagatcagaaaaatttttttcgcggcatctacggtaaagaaaatgtcacgatttgaggaggtttcacccgaaaaaatcaagagaactGCTTGAAAATGACCAACacagcctacggcctcgttggttattatatATCAGCTCGTATCCGgtgcgtcctcaaagaataactgttaaatatatgtatatgtatatcaTGAAATAATGAAGAtttgacttggcattttattcttcttaattttagttttgcactGTTCAAGTTGTGCAACATTCTTCAAATAAACGCTTTTGTTGCTGCACAAGTTGTGCAGTGCGAAAGTGAATAGCAATAAAATACCAACTTGAAGTCAAATCactttttgtttcaaatgcTTGAAGTTTCTTATTAATAAGTAAGTATATTGAGGTTAAGTGAGAGTAATGCTAGTCATTCATTACAAGACTTTCATGCTTTGTCATTTCTGGAGAAGATTCGCAATCATATGAATTTTTTGGAGGAA
The Acropora muricata isolate sample 2 chromosome 3, ASM3666990v1, whole genome shotgun sequence genome window above contains:
- the LOC136911295 gene encoding vacuolar protein sorting-associated protein 28 homolog; this translates as MFPGIPGTQPSQQAMRPELYEEVKLYKNARERETYDNMADLFSIINTLQCLEKAYIRDVVTPREYTAACSKLLVQYKAAFKLVQSADYPTVEAFMKKFRLDCPAALERIKEGRPITIKDDKGNTSKAIADTVSLFITIMDKLRLQIRAMDEIHPDLRDLMDTMNSLSALPEDFEGKLKVSTWYETLSRMKASDELTDEQVRQMLFDLEHAYNAFNRSLQHT
- the LOC136911022 gene encoding ciliary microtubule inner protein 2C-like, encoding MEKLTLVTTNMNLYQHPRHVSGYAGYTPRIKYCYGETYGNTTANWFKDYRVTELNTSKERMGRGGDQFLPFPTFYTNNPDHVLGARTSSRDRWKAAPKYKLLNLDDRDAAIKSYDKAAQYHRDQYRDKTQTVPPVKIFYLPNVFRDNKSNRIPTKQSSTSEQRVVAFANRVFNAKKREPLAKSTVETRRIRDVFFERR